In Phreatobacter stygius, a genomic segment contains:
- a CDS encoding DUF1236 domain-containing protein: MKRYSLAKMTVLSIVLAPGLALAQVVEPAPPPGVPPGVGAGAATGAVGGAIVGGPVGAAVGGVAGAVVGGIAEASRPQFRSYVVERRHPSYRYSSEVVVGAELPASGVTYYQVPRQFGEVEYRYTIVNDRTVLVDPRTRRIIQIVD; this comes from the coding sequence ATGAAACGTTATTCTCTCGCGAAGATGACTGTCCTGAGTATCGTCCTGGCGCCGGGCCTCGCCTTGGCCCAGGTCGTTGAACCCGCGCCGCCTCCGGGCGTGCCGCCGGGCGTCGGCGCGGGTGCCGCAACCGGCGCCGTCGGCGGCGCCATCGTCGGTGGCCCGGTCGGTGCCGCGGTTGGCGGCGTCGCCGGCGCGGTTGTCGGCGGCATCGCCGAAGCCTCGCGTCCGCAGTTCCGCAGCTATGTGGTCGAACGGCGTCATCCGTCCTACCGCTACTCGTCCGAGGTCGTCGTCGGCGCCGAGCTGCCGGCCTCCGGCGTGACCTACTACCAGGTGCCGCGTCAGTTCGGCGAGGTCGAGTACCGCTACACGATCGTCAACGACCGCACCGTGCTGGTCGATCCGCGGACACGGCGGATCATCCAGATCGTCGACTGA
- a CDS encoding PepSY domain-containing protein — protein MFRKTFTAVALSIAAISAAAAQTAPATTGTTAPTPPAAINATALESGANSFTEGQARARLEQAGVTGIGELKKDDQGIWRGRATRNGAAVTVGVDFRGNVRAE, from the coding sequence ATGTTCCGAAAGACCTTCACCGCCGTGGCGCTGTCGATCGCCGCGATCAGCGCCGCCGCCGCCCAGACCGCGCCGGCAACCACCGGCACGACGGCGCCGACGCCGCCGGCGGCCATCAACGCGACCGCGCTCGAATCCGGCGCCAACAGTTTCACCGAAGGCCAGGCCCGCGCGCGCCTCGAACAGGCCGGCGTCACCGGCATCGGCGAATTGAAGAAAGACGACCAGGGCATCTGGCGCGGCCGGGCGACGCGCAATGGTGCCGCCGTCACCGTCGGCGTCGATTTCCGCGGCAATGTCCGCGCCGAATAA
- a CDS encoding ferritin-like domain-containing protein, with product MGWFSKDIQTMDDLFVHTLRDIYYAEHQIVKALPSMIDKTTDPQLRDSFSMHLKETHGHVKRLEEVFRMHGVEAGGVDCPAIDGILEEADDIVGDVADKRVLDAALIAAAQSVEHYEMTRYGTLIAWAKQLGRNDCASLLQKNLDEEKATDRRLTEIAEAKVNLRAAS from the coding sequence ATGGGCTGGTTTTCCAAGGACATTCAAACCATGGACGATCTGTTCGTCCATACCTTGCGCGACATCTATTATGCCGAGCATCAGATCGTCAAAGCCCTGCCCTCGATGATCGACAAGACCACCGATCCGCAGTTGCGCGACAGCTTTTCCATGCATCTGAAGGAAACCCACGGCCATGTGAAGCGGCTGGAAGAGGTGTTCCGGATGCATGGGGTCGAGGCCGGCGGCGTCGATTGCCCGGCGATCGACGGCATTCTCGAAGAGGCTGACGATATCGTCGGCGACGTTGCCGACAAACGCGTGCTGGATGCGGCGCTGATCGCCGCGGCCCAGTCCGTCGAGCATTACGAGATGACCCGCTACGGCACGCTGATTGCCTGGGCCAAGCAGCTCGGCCGCAATGACTGCGCCAGCCTGCTCCAGAAGAACCTCGACGAGGAAAAGGCGACCGACCGGAGATTGACCGAGATCGCCGAGGCCAAGGTCAACCTGCGCGCCGCCAGCTGA
- a CDS encoding exodeoxyribonuclease III: MKIATFNINGINGRLEQLLAWLALTGPDVVCLQELKCSGPKFPAPALAEAGYGAVSACDRGFNGVAILARDTEPVLIRDALPGSSDDGQSRYIEAAVGGIVIASLYLPNGNPQPGPKFTYKLAWFERLISHAAGLKAAGVPVVLAGDYNVVPTDLDIYPTRSWTDNALLQPESRQAYRRLVGQGWVDALRRLFPKERIYTFWDYKRNRWQRDAGLRIDHLLLSRDLAKRLVEAGVDRAVRGLPRASDHAPVWIRLR, from the coding sequence ATGAAGATCGCGACCTTCAACATCAACGGCATCAACGGCCGGCTGGAGCAATTGCTCGCCTGGCTCGCGCTGACCGGCCCGGACGTCGTTTGCCTGCAGGAACTGAAGTGCTCCGGTCCGAAATTCCCGGCGCCGGCGCTGGCCGAGGCCGGTTATGGCGCGGTCTCCGCCTGTGACCGGGGTTTCAACGGCGTGGCGATCCTGGCCCGCGACACCGAGCCGGTGCTGATCCGCGACGCCTTGCCGGGATCATCCGATGACGGCCAAAGCCGCTATATCGAGGCCGCGGTCGGCGGCATCGTCATCGCCTCGCTCTATCTGCCGAACGGCAACCCGCAGCCGGGACCGAAATTTACCTACAAGCTCGCCTGGTTCGAGCGCCTGATCAGCCATGCCGCCGGATTGAAGGCGGCCGGCGTTCCCGTGGTTCTCGCCGGCGACTACAATGTCGTGCCGACCGATCTGGATATCTATCCAACCAGGTCCTGGACCGACAACGCCCTGCTGCAGCCGGAGAGCCGCCAGGCCTATCGCCGGCTGGTCGGGCAAGGCTGGGTCGACGCGCTCAGGCGGCTGTTTCCCAAGGAACGGATCTACACCTTCTGGGACTACAAGCGGAACCGCTGGCAACGCGATGCCGGCCTCAGGATCGATCATCTTCTGCTCAGCCGCGATCTGGCGAAACGACTGGTCGAGGCTGGCGTCGACCGGGCGGTGCGCGGGCTGCCACGGGCCAGCGATCATGCCCCGGTCTGGATCCGGCTGCGCTGA
- a CDS encoding Ku protein: MAPRSFWKGYLKLSLVTCPVAMLPATTEGEKVRFHTLNRATGHRVESRYVDAVTGKPVAEDNEVKGYQTGADDYVMLEDDELEDVALESTRTIDIDTFVERDSIAWIYQDKPHYLVPNEPVGEEAYSVIRDAMAATGMVGISRLVLYRRERAVMLEPRDSGIVLWTLRYGDEVRDDKDYFAGIRTAKPDTALMGMIKKVIAQRTADWDPGMVKDPIQDQLLQLIRSKKKPKRAKAGTAAVSSAAERPGNVVNLFDALKKSLQSERTSAPRGGPKRS, translated from the coding sequence ATGGCACCCCGATCGTTCTGGAAGGGCTATCTGAAACTGTCTCTGGTCACCTGTCCGGTCGCGATGCTGCCGGCGACCACGGAAGGCGAGAAGGTGCGCTTTCATACGCTCAACCGCGCCACCGGCCATCGGGTCGAGAGCCGCTACGTCGATGCGGTCACCGGCAAGCCGGTGGCTGAGGACAATGAGGTCAAGGGTTATCAGACCGGCGCCGACGACTATGTCATGCTGGAAGACGACGAGCTGGAAGACGTGGCGCTGGAGAGCACCCGCACGATCGACATCGACACCTTTGTCGAACGCGATTCCATTGCCTGGATCTACCAGGACAAGCCGCATTACCTGGTGCCCAACGAGCCGGTCGGCGAGGAGGCCTATTCGGTCATCCGCGACGCCATGGCGGCGACCGGCATGGTCGGCATTTCGCGGCTGGTTCTCTATCGGCGGGAGCGCGCGGTGATGCTGGAACCGCGCGATTCCGGCATCGTGCTGTGGACGCTGCGTTATGGCGACGAGGTGCGCGACGACAAGGATTATTTCGCAGGGATCAGGACGGCCAAGCCGGACACCGCGCTGATGGGCATGATCAAGAAGGTCATCGCCCAGCGAACCGCGGACTGGGATCCGGGCATGGTCAAGGATCCGATCCAGGACCAATTGTTGCAGCTGATCCGGTCGAAAAAGAAGCCCAAGCGGGCAAAGGCCGGGACGGCGGCCGTGAGCAGTGCCGCCGAGCGCCCGGGCAATGTGGTCAACCTGTTCGACGCGCTGAAGAAAAGCCTGCAATCGGAGCGGACATCGGCCCCCAGGGGCGGGCCGAAACGCAGTTGA
- a CDS encoding DNA topoisomerase IB: MTDERDRPDVSAKSRAGRLTTAGRQGLTIRRLRSGRGFSYRDETGEHITKATILARIRSLAVPPAYEDVRISSDPNAHLQAVGRDEAGRLQYRYHRDWEVVREARKARRLAGVADALPRLRAAMRRDLALPGVGRRMVLALAVALIDRTSIRVGGDAYARANGGRGAATLLKRDVRLTGGGIRLNFRGKGGKTVECDIEDAALARTLSAVMRLPGRRMLQYRAEDGTVHRIGAADINAYLRDATGVAISAKDLRMLAGSVLAAEILVKVEPAPQERAKRRQLAEVMRVVSERLGNTPAVARKSYVHVVLVDAFMAGALKRLYRATEPRRNMRRVEQMLHRLAGRARSRRQSRVAAAVLPIIQGGSNGSRPAP; the protein is encoded by the coding sequence ATGACCGATGAGCGCGATCGTCCAGACGTGTCCGCCAAGAGCCGGGCGGGGCGGCTGACCACCGCCGGACGCCAGGGCCTGACCATCAGGCGCCTGCGGTCGGGGCGCGGCTTCAGCTATCGCGACGAGACCGGCGAGCACATCACCAAGGCAACGATCCTCGCCCGCATCCGGTCGCTCGCCGTGCCTCCGGCCTATGAGGACGTCAGGATTTCGTCCGATCCGAACGCGCATCTCCAGGCGGTCGGCCGCGACGAAGCGGGCCGCCTGCAATATCGCTATCACCGGGATTGGGAGGTGGTTCGTGAGGCGCGCAAGGCCAGGCGGCTGGCGGGGGTCGCCGATGCCCTGCCGCGGCTGCGCGCCGCCATGCGCCGCGACCTCGCCCTTCCAGGCGTCGGCCGACGCATGGTGCTGGCCCTGGCGGTGGCCTTGATCGACCGTACCTCTATCCGGGTCGGCGGCGACGCCTATGCGCGCGCCAATGGCGGGCGAGGGGCCGCGACCTTGCTGAAACGCGACGTCAGACTGACAGGCGGCGGGATCCGGCTGAATTTCCGTGGCAAGGGCGGCAAGACGGTTGAATGCGACATCGAAGACGCGGCGCTGGCCAGGACCTTGTCCGCCGTGATGCGGCTGCCCGGCCGCCGCATGCTGCAATATCGGGCCGAGGACGGCACGGTGCACAGGATCGGCGCGGCCGATATCAACGCCTATTTGCGCGACGCGACCGGCGTCGCGATCAGCGCCAAGGACCTGCGCATGCTCGCCGGCAGCGTCCTGGCCGCGGAAATCCTGGTCAAGGTCGAGCCGGCACCGCAGGAGCGCGCCAAGCGGCGTCAGCTCGCCGAGGTCATGCGCGTGGTGTCCGAGCGCCTGGGCAATACGCCGGCGGTGGCGCGCAAGAGTTATGTGCATGTCGTGCTGGTCGACGCCTTCATGGCCGGCGCGCTGAAGCGGCTTTACCGGGCCACCGAACCGCGCCGCAACATGCGACGCGTCGAGCAGATGTTGCACCGGCTTGCCGGGCGGGCGCGAAGCCGCCGCCAGTCGCGGGTGGCCGCCGCCGTCTTGCCGATCATCCAGGGCGGTTCCAATGGCTCCCGACCAGCACCTTGA
- a CDS encoding CsbD family protein: MGSTSDKIKGLANEAAGNVKQAAGKAIGNTEMQVKGAMQERKGEAQQAVGKAKDAIKKVVDKA, encoded by the coding sequence ATGGGCAGCACCTCCGACAAGATCAAAGGCCTCGCCAACGAAGCCGCGGGCAATGTGAAGCAGGCCGCCGGCAAGGCGATCGGCAATACCGAAATGCAGGTCAAGGGCGCCATGCAGGAGCGCAAGGGCGAGGCTCAGCAGGCTGTCGGCAAGGCCAAGGACGCCATCAAGAAGGTCGTCGACAAGGCCTGA
- a CDS encoding PRC-barrel domain-containing protein: protein MVSKILMTAAAALLLAGGVRAQAPAPAPVPAPAPQTAPNVTPAPGAPAARAPVQPTTLSPGEITVTSVLGVKIYVPKPGTPAANAAANRPSDAPISPTASGAPARNTMILTLSETDWTALREHHDSIGDVNNIVLDNGGRVRQVVLGVGGFLGIGEKAVAVDWSHINWMRDPSGHLLGIVLRTKQQLEAAPRFVDRS, encoded by the coding sequence ATGGTGAGCAAGATCCTGATGACGGCGGCCGCGGCCCTGCTGCTGGCGGGCGGCGTTCGCGCCCAGGCGCCGGCCCCCGCGCCGGTGCCGGCCCCTGCCCCCCAGACCGCTCCGAACGTGACGCCAGCCCCCGGAGCGCCCGCGGCGCGGGCGCCGGTGCAGCCAACCACGCTCAGCCCTGGCGAAATCACCGTCACCAGCGTCCTGGGTGTCAAGATTTATGTCCCGAAGCCGGGCACGCCGGCGGCCAATGCGGCGGCCAACCGGCCGAGCGACGCGCCGATATCGCCCACTGCATCCGGCGCGCCGGCGCGCAATACGATGATCCTGACCCTGTCGGAGACCGACTGGACCGCGCTACGCGAGCACCACGACAGCATTGGTGACGTCAACAATATCGTGCTCGACAATGGCGGCCGGGTACGCCAGGTCGTGCTCGGCGTCGGCGGTTTCCTCGGCATTGGCGAGAAGGCCGTTGCCGTCGACTGGAGCCATATCAACTGGATGCGCGATCCCAGCGGACATTTGCTCGGCATCGTCCTGCGCACCAAGCAGCAGTTGGAAGCAGCGCCGCGATTCGTCGACCGGAGCTAG
- a CDS encoding Ku protein, translating into MPLPRANWKGHLKIGELNCAVALFSAALASERIAFHILNRKTGNRIRREFIDPATGKPVDRDDQVKGYEVSPDDYVVLEPDEVASVVPDSDKTLAIKSFIPCDQVDTVYFDKPYYLAPANAMADDAFAVLRDGMATGKVVALARAILFRRVRTLLIRPEGTGLIAHTLKFDYEIRPAKEAFDDIPELKIKGEMLDLAKHIITTKKGHFDPATFEDRYEAAVADLVRAKMEGRPAKRRRAPAEAKVVDLMEALRASAGAKAPARRATAAGGRATAAKPKATSKPKTTAKPKTTAKPNTKMPRSRVKKAG; encoded by the coding sequence ATGCCCTTGCCCAGAGCCAACTGGAAAGGCCATCTGAAGATCGGCGAGCTGAACTGCGCCGTGGCCCTGTTCTCCGCCGCCTTGGCCTCGGAGCGGATCGCCTTCCACATCCTCAATCGCAAGACCGGCAACCGCATCCGCCGGGAATTCATCGATCCGGCGACCGGCAAGCCGGTCGATCGCGATGATCAGGTCAAGGGTTACGAGGTCTCGCCCGACGACTATGTCGTTCTGGAGCCGGACGAAGTGGCGAGCGTCGTGCCGGACAGCGACAAGACGCTGGCGATCAAATCCTTCATTCCTTGCGACCAGGTCGACACCGTCTATTTCGACAAGCCTTATTATCTCGCTCCAGCGAACGCGATGGCGGATGACGCCTTTGCGGTGCTGCGCGACGGCATGGCGACCGGCAAGGTCGTGGCGCTTGCCCGGGCCATCCTGTTCCGGCGCGTGCGGACGCTGCTGATCCGGCCGGAGGGTACCGGCCTGATCGCCCATACACTGAAATTCGACTATGAGATCCGGCCGGCGAAAGAGGCCTTCGACGACATCCCCGAGTTGAAGATCAAGGGCGAGATGCTCGATCTCGCCAAACACATCATCACGACCAAGAAGGGCCACTTCGACCCGGCAACCTTCGAAGACCGCTACGAGGCGGCGGTCGCCGACCTGGTGCGCGCGAAGATGGAGGGCCGTCCGGCCAAGCGCCGTCGCGCACCAGCCGAGGCCAAGGTCGTCGACCTCATGGAAGCGCTGCGCGCCAGCGCCGGGGCCAAGGCGCCGGCCCGCCGCGCGACAGCCGCCGGTGGCCGAGCCACGGCGGCCAAACCCAAGGCGACGTCCAAGCCCAAGACAACAGCCAAACCCAAGACAACAGCCAAACCCAACACAAAGATGCCGCGGAGCCGAGTCAAAAAAGCCGGCTAA
- a CDS encoding DUF3008 family protein translates to MPAKSKAQQKAAGAALAAKRGDISKSELKGASRSMARSMSEKELHDMTSTKRKGKPEHVSKS, encoded by the coding sequence ATGCCGGCAAAATCCAAGGCACAGCAGAAGGCCGCCGGCGCCGCGCTGGCCGCCAAGCGCGGCGACATCAGCAAAAGCGAACTGAAAGGCGCCTCCAGGTCGATGGCCAGGTCGATGAGCGAGAAGGAACTCCACGACATGACCTCGACCAAGCGCAAGGGCAAACCGGAACACGTGTCGAAATCGTAA